The Paenibacillus sophorae genome has a segment encoding these proteins:
- a CDS encoding permease: MTSFSPFKMLPLLLPAAFLIIPVVLWFPQHRELLDSAYLYTFKTGFIGVLLEALPFVLAGALLSSVIGVFVPDETITRWIPRRVLPALLFACLLGVIFPICECGMIPLVRRLLRKGMPLHVGIAFILSGPILNPIVFSATLTAFRSHPGLAYARMGLAFAVSLIIGLIVYTTVKRSPLRLSMQRGDEELHHEGLNGGKLAAVFTHAADDFFEMGKYLIFGCLLTSLIQTFVVQSSLASIGGRPLGSYLFMMGFAFILSLCSTSDAFVASSFAHSFPSGSLLAFMVLGPMLDFKNAMMLMSLFKTRFALYLFFLIASTVFTGAILLSGWL; encoded by the coding sequence ATGACCTCCTTTTCGCCATTCAAAATGCTGCCGCTGCTCCTGCCTGCGGCTTTTCTGATCATCCCCGTCGTTCTTTGGTTTCCGCAGCACCGCGAGCTGCTGGACAGCGCTTATCTCTATACGTTCAAGACGGGCTTTATCGGCGTTTTGCTGGAGGCTCTTCCTTTCGTTCTGGCCGGTGCGCTGCTGTCCTCGGTGATCGGCGTCTTCGTCCCCGATGAGACAATTACCCGCTGGATTCCGCGGCGGGTGCTTCCGGCGCTGCTGTTCGCCTGTCTTCTGGGCGTTATCTTCCCCATCTGCGAATGCGGGATGATTCCTCTCGTCCGGCGGCTGCTCCGCAAAGGAATGCCGCTTCATGTCGGGATTGCGTTCATCTTGTCGGGCCCCATCCTTAATCCGATCGTCTTCAGCGCCACACTGACCGCCTTCCGCAGTCACCCCGGCCTGGCTTACGCCCGGATGGGCCTTGCCTTCGCCGTTTCACTTATCATCGGGCTTATCGTTTACACCACCGTCAAGCGCTCGCCGCTCCGTCTATCGATGCAGCGCGGCGATGAAGAACTGCATCATGAAGGATTGAACGGTGGCAAGCTCGCGGCCGTGTTCACGCATGCTGCGGATGATTTTTTTGAAATGGGAAAATATTTGATATTCGGCTGTCTGCTTACTTCCCTCATCCAGACATTCGTCGTTCAGAGCAGCCTTGCTTCCATCGGCGGCAGACCGCTTGGCTCTTATCTCTTCATGATGGGCTTCGCCTTCATCCTGTCGCTCTGTTCCACCTCCGACGCCTTCGTAGCCTCGTCATTTGCACATTCATTCCCATCCGGATCGCTGCTGGCATTTATGGTACTCGGTCCGATGCTCGACTTCAAAAATGCCATGATGCTGATGTCGCTGTTCAAGACAAGGTTTGCGCTCTATTTGTTCTTTCTGATTGCTTCCACTGTGTTTACCGGCGCGATTCTGCTGTCCGGATGGCTGTGA
- a CDS encoding CobW family GTP-binding protein, with protein MRIPVIILSGFLGSGKTTLLLSLLKESYERGLQPGVLMNELGKQDVDGYILEEQTGAAVEKLLDGCVCCSRREELGDSLEVLIKRRPDVIFIELTGVADPDEIARSLHEPYLATRLSAHAVVTLVDAENMLDYNSRLSSDKQLVRTLRSQLSSANLIIVNKSDLVTPEILTKIEKAIRKRNANAKIEFTAYSRIQVQPLLAGIVPKEAKPLPIRAPLSFQGSTLRKTAAGRSEAVPDNAPGEHAASFTQVGAVTLAFPQGKTLPKAVLEEFFREWADRLLRAKGHVQLPGGKPVQLVQHAGSRTTWEDSRYPGSPYLVFIGTNINGEQLAERWSALFR; from the coding sequence ATGAGAATACCGGTAATTATTCTGAGCGGATTTCTGGGAAGCGGCAAAACGACCCTGCTGCTGTCCCTGCTAAAAGAGAGCTATGAACGTGGGCTGCAGCCGGGAGTCCTGATGAACGAGCTTGGCAAGCAGGATGTGGACGGGTACATCTTGGAGGAGCAGACCGGTGCTGCGGTTGAGAAGCTGCTGGACGGCTGCGTGTGCTGCAGCCGCAGGGAAGAACTCGGAGACAGTCTGGAGGTGCTGATCAAGCGGCGTCCCGACGTGATATTCATAGAGCTTACCGGCGTAGCCGATCCCGATGAAATCGCCCGGTCCCTTCATGAGCCGTACCTAGCAACCCGCCTGTCAGCGCATGCTGTGGTTACACTGGTTGATGCTGAAAATATGCTCGACTATAACAGCCGGCTGTCCTCGGATAAACAGCTCGTGCGTACGCTGCGGAGCCAACTGTCTTCAGCGAATCTCATTATTGTGAACAAAAGCGATCTCGTAACGCCGGAAATTCTAACCAAGATTGAAAAAGCGATCCGCAAGCGGAATGCCAATGCGAAGATTGAATTCACGGCCTACAGCCGGATTCAGGTGCAGCCCCTGCTGGCCGGAATTGTCCCGAAAGAGGCGAAGCCGCTGCCCATTCGGGCACCGCTCAGCTTCCAAGGAAGCACGCTCCGGAAAACGGCAGCGGGACGGAGTGAAGCCGTACCGGACAACGCGCCCGGGGAGCACGCCGCCTCGTTCACGCAGGTTGGCGCGGTAACGCTGGCTTTTCCGCAAGGCAAGACGCTGCCAAAGGCGGTGCTTGAAGAGTTTTTCCGGGAATGGGCGGACAGGCTGCTGCGCGCTAAAGGGCATGTGCAGCTCCCCGGCGGAAAGCCGGTGCAGTTGGTTCAGCATGCCGGTTCCCGGACAACATGGGAAGATTCCCGTTATCCCGGTTCACCTTATCTCGTATTCATCGGCACGAATATCAACGGGGAACAGTTGGCTGAGCGCTGGTCCGCCCTGTTCCGCTGA
- the rpmG gene encoding 50S ribosomal protein L33 yields MRVIVTLACTETGDRNYTTIKNKKTHPGRIEMRKYCPRLKRHTLHRETR; encoded by the coding sequence GTGAGAGTGATCGTTACTTTGGCCTGTACCGAAACAGGAGATCGCAATTACACGACGATCAAGAACAAGAAGACACATCCGGGGCGGATCGAAATGCGCAAATACTGCCCCCGTCTTAAAAGACATACACTGCACCGTGAAACCAGGTAA
- a CDS encoding GTP-binding protein, with the protein MKKIPVTVLSGYLGSGKTTLLNHILHNRDGLKVAVIVNDMSEVNVDANLVKSGNTLSRTEEKLVEMSNGCICCTLRDDLLLEVKKLAQEDRFDYILIESSGISEPVPVAQTFTYASPDLDVDLTELARLDTMVTVVDANRFWHDFGSGDSLLDRNQEMGEDDTRDIVDLLIDQIETCDVLLLNKCDLVAEEELNKLEAVLRKLQPSAKIIRTVKGVVDPKEILNTGLFDFERTSMSSGWISELNKDSHAPETEEYGIASFVYRRRRPLHPQRLSFFFNNWPVEVVRAKGFAWMGTRGDIAASLSQAGPSIQFGPAGYWLASLPKQQQLEVLENEPEIKEKWDEQWGDRMTEIVFIGMDMNRADIEARLDRCLLTDEEMKQDWSTFNNPLPWPSEEELMPAGN; encoded by the coding sequence ATGAAAAAAATACCCGTTACCGTGCTTAGCGGATATCTCGGTTCAGGCAAAACGACGCTGCTGAATCATATTTTGCACAACCGGGACGGCCTGAAAGTGGCCGTTATCGTCAACGACATGAGCGAAGTGAATGTGGATGCCAATCTGGTCAAGTCGGGAAATACGCTATCCCGGACTGAAGAGAAGCTGGTGGAAATGTCCAACGGCTGTATCTGCTGCACGCTGCGCGACGACCTGCTGCTAGAGGTGAAGAAGCTGGCTCAGGAGGACCGGTTCGACTATATTTTGATCGAATCCTCGGGGATCAGCGAGCCGGTTCCGGTCGCGCAGACGTTCACGTATGCGAGTCCCGATCTGGATGTCGATCTGACGGAGCTGGCCCGTCTGGACACCATGGTGACCGTTGTAGATGCGAACCGTTTCTGGCATGACTTTGGCTCGGGCGACAGTCTTCTTGACCGCAATCAGGAAATGGGCGAGGACGATACCCGGGATATCGTCGATCTGCTGATCGACCAGATTGAGACCTGTGACGTGCTGCTGCTGAACAAATGCGATCTGGTGGCGGAAGAGGAGCTGAACAAGCTGGAAGCGGTTCTCCGCAAGCTTCAGCCGTCGGCCAAGATCATTCGGACGGTCAAGGGCGTCGTCGATCCGAAGGAAATCCTGAATACCGGTCTGTTTGATTTTGAAAGAACGAGCATGTCCTCGGGATGGATCTCCGAGCTTAACAAAGACAGCCATGCGCCGGAGACGGAAGAATACGGCATCGCTTCCTTCGTGTATCGCCGCAGAAGACCTTTGCATCCGCAGCGGCTGAGTTTCTTTTTCAACAATTGGCCGGTTGAAGTTGTGCGTGCCAAGGGCTTCGCGTGGATGGGGACGCGCGGCGACATTGCCGCTTCACTGAGCCAAGCGGGACCTTCTATCCAGTTCGGACCTGCCGGTTACTGGCTGGCATCGCTGCCAAAGCAGCAGCAGCTTGAGGTATTGGAAAACGAGCCGGAGATCAAAGAAAAATGGGACGAGCAATGGGGGGACCGGATGACGGAGATCGTGTTCATCGGAATGGACATGAACCGCGCCGATATCGAAGCGAGGCTGGATCGCTGCTTGTTGACCGATGAGGAGATGAAGCAGGACTGGAGCACGTTCAACAATCCGCTTCCTTGGCCGTCCGAGGAGGAATTAATGCCTGCCGGAAATTAA